One genomic window of Bactrocera dorsalis isolate Fly_Bdor chromosome 4, ASM2337382v1, whole genome shotgun sequence includes the following:
- the LOC105224354 gene encoding uncharacterized protein LOC105224354 isoform X1 — protein MNRLRTQKFKVNAENSNNNNNINNENNNGGSNNNVSALLPTSSLLNKLTKRYSTLSHRITRRHHAGRKGSSPQKVASGSYDMTGAHSDDHRLEIGAPVLISTTTLDADRFDVSEERLRQIGGGIAATSTMVRTINIHSSPQMPSSGSETEVYADALSTPPVVDEPAEPAGVEEEERYELASAGTPKHTTEPADPLDDLNARLLLKLPIFPVPEMNTQNVSSTSVESPASSVEQRTLTATAVEQVLSPPKPRIPTPPPKLRRRQHSKSAQNLHRAEMKIFLEKTPSMTLDMSLTTADLENCRDLPRLPELFGVSKCSLAPSDYEGNDADKENSTPSVELSPPQCKSDPNTPMCAEQKVCGYLSQQLHFKSVDSLDMRHTNGGKRRSVVFSSNASINQHGSKNSLTSHASTIEEFDLKSVSCQSLNAQNLFVSIDELNEITRQINESEEFNDDIDLEYCLHRDNLKPSERRITLLKNKNSRLISFNNNKEKLRKGWHGVKHWIGEESTKLKEVVQKQANLQRVATSKLSLNNSECRQSPSVHGSVLLRGADSRVGMPVLRDSDTSVVSINLQPTQGAPVTSPTSAFGVSTDDLVDGSGAGDVSGGGNAENEEDLESSFTQRPADETPAVAKLLEGQNGFEELRRYVKQGGDFGKELVMILQERVESETLYSKSLSKMANKLNKACRELPGSIADAWRGVATEMENRSDIHRQLSASLTDEIVKPLKNIIDAHHKTRKSVESNVDKAARTLAEWRVSESKAKKSSHTAARENEKLQDALLDVRIQKSPSIALLHQGPNKLAAEKEIRSAEKDCAKLDSKRKKAEEAVKRADVEYYTLCIRAERARVDWEMAVLRGSSLLQNIENQRLVSMKNFIANYSRLTSNMNPILDGLMQRLQPQVDACNVLKDMQVVKNIRRNSEGPSEQLLPDFYCEHTTLAMNRERRKHALIKLLQLVKADLERERRSRNGLKGLSQSLNNQENQNITDKLYHIRSMLTYLEGARFKLHSALLELDHKPRSSHPLAQHIQVTRDRTGLQQSVLKVPLWLKNNDRMSQDDSASVQENEYECVNQTSNISNASCTDLSKDILVRKFSRSKSNIETLSNKTQLCIASIDKTKTIPAHIDNDPYSDRGQADGGSNQQDSDFDEFSSQDEDDEQTTNTNSSARKEHKAIIEKSTMLANGTATAMSNGAATTTTPTIYQNAAELHNGQSNMNGNANTNGNAPVILSRCKALYSYTPKLYDELELTPGDIIEVHAKQEDGWWLGALGNHVGIFPATYVEEFA, from the exons ATGAATCGTTTACGCACGCAAAAATTCAAAGTAAATGCggaaaatagcaataacaataacaacatcaacAATGAGAATAACAATGGCGGCAGTAACAACAATGTGAGCGCTTTACTACCAACGAGCAGTCTGCTCAACAAACTAACGAAGCGTTACTCGACGCTCAGCCATCGCATTACACGGCGACATCATGCGGGCCGCAAAGGCAGTTCGCCACAGAAAGTCGCCTCAGGCAGTTACGATATGACCGGCGCGCATTCGGATGATCATCGCTTGGAAATCGGTGCACCAGTGCTGATATCGACAACCACACTGGATGCGGATCGCTTTGATGTGAGTGAGGAGCGTCTGCGGCAGATTGGTGGTGGCATAGCGGCGACCAGCACCATGGTGCGTACGATCAACATACATTCTTCGCCGCAAATGCCGTCGTCGGGCAGCGAGACGGAGGTGTATGCCGATGCTTTGAGTACACCGCCAGTCGTAGATGAACCAGCTGAACCGGCTGGTGTTGAGGAGGAGGAGCGCTACGAATTGGCATCGGCTGGCACACCAAAGCACACAACCGAGCCGGCAGATCCACTTGATGATCTCAATGCGCGTCTTCTATTGAAATTACCTATATTTCCTGTGCCAGAGATGAACACGCAAAATGTGTCATCCACATCGGTCGAATCGCCTGCAAGTAGTGTGGAACAGCGTACTTTGACTGCGACTGCCGTCGAGCAGGTGTTATCGCCACCTAAACCGCGCATACCGACGCCACCACCCAAGCTGCGTCGCCGCCAACACTCGAAATCGGCGCAGAATCTACACCGCGCGGAGATGAAGATCTTTCTCGAAAAGACGCCATCCATGACCTTGGATATGAGCTTAACCACAGCAGATCTCGAAAACTGTCGTGACTTACCGCGTTTACCGGAACTCTTCGGTGTTAGCAAGTGCAGCCTTGCGCCCAGCGATTATGAAGGAAACGACGCCGATAAGGAAAACTCAACGCCGTCGGTGGAGTTGTCACCGCCACAATGCAAAAGTGATCCGAATACACCAATGTGCGCGGAGCAGAAGGTTTGTGGCTATCTCTCGCAGCAGCTGCACTTCAAGAGCGTCGATTCGTTGGACATGCGCCACACGAATGGCGGCAAGCGTCGCAGCGTTGTCTTCTCCAGCAACGCATCGATCAATCAGCACGGCTCGAAGAACAGTCTGACGAGTCACGCCAGCACCATTGAAGAGTTCGATTTGAAGTCGGTGAGTTGTCAAAGTTTAAATGCGCAAAATCTGTTTGTCTCCATCGATGAACTCAACGAGATCACGCGCCAAATTAACGAGTCGGAGGAGTTCAATGATGACATCGATTTGGAATATTGTCTACACCGTGACAATTTAAAGCCCAGCGAACGTCGTATTACgcttttgaagaataaaaactCGCGTCTTATcagtttcaataataataaagagaaGCTTAGGAAGGGTTGGCATGGCGTTAAGCACTGGATTGGCGAGGAGAGCACCAAGCTGAAGGAAGTGGTGCAAAAGCAGGCAAATTTGCAACGCGTCGCCACCTCTAAGCTCAGTCTCAACAACTCCGAGTGTCGTCAATCGCCGTCCGTGCATGGTAGCGTGCTGCTGCGTGGTGCTGATAGTCGGGTGGGCATGCCGGTGCTGCGCGATAGCGACACGAGTGTTGTTAGTATCAATCTGCAACCGACACAAGGCGCCCCAGTAACCAGTCCAACGTCCGCTTTTGGCGTTAGTACTGATGATTTAGTGGATGGTAGTGGTGCTGGAGATGTAAGCGGCGGCGGTAATGCTGAAAATGAGGAGGATTTAGAGTCATCGTTTACGCAACGACCAGCTGATGAGACACCAGCGGTCGCGAAATTATTGGAG GGCCAAAATGGCTTCGAAGAATTGCGACGCTACGTCAAACAAGGTGGTGACTTCGGTAAGGAGCTGGTAATGATACTACAAGAAAG AGTTGAGTCTGAGACGTTATACTCGAAATCTCTCTCGAAAATGGCCAACAAATTGAACAAAGCCTGTCGCGAACTGCCCGGCAGCATAGCCGATGCTTGGCGTGGTGTTGCTACCGAAATGGAGAATCGCAGCGACATCCATCGCCAGCTGTCGGCTTCACTCACAGATGAAATTGTCAAACCACTCAAGAATATAATCGATGCACATCACAAAACCAGAAAGTCG GTTGAGAGCAATGTGGACAAGGCCGCGCGCACGCTAGCCGAGTGGCGTGTCAGCGAGTCCAAAGCCAAGAAATCGTCACACACAGCTGCACGCGAGAATGAGAAACTGCAGGATGCCTTACTCGATGTACGAATACAGAAATCACCATCCATTGCGCTGCTACATCAAGGTCCCAATAAGCTAGCTGCCGAAAAGGAAATCAGATCCGCTGAGAAAGATTGCGCCAAATTGGATAGCAAACGTAAGAAGGCCGAGGAGGCTGTCAAGCGTGCCGATGTCGAGTACTATACGCTCTGCATACGCGCCGAACGCGCACGCGTCGATTGGGAGATGGCTGTGTTGCGCGGCTCTTCACTGCTGCAGAATATCGAAAACCAACGTTTGGTTAGCATGAAAAACTTCATTGCGAATTACTCGCGTCTCACATCAAATATGAATCCGATTTTGGATGGTTTAATGCAACGACTGCAGCCACAAGTCGACGCCTGCAACGTGTTGAAAGATATGCAGGTGGTTAAGAATATACGTCGTAATTCGGAGGGTCCCAGCGAGCAGCTGCTGCCGGACTTCTATTGTGAACACACCACATTGGCTATGAATCGGGAGCGACGCAAGCATGCGCTTATCAAGCTGCTGCAGTTGGTCAAGGCGGATTTGGAGCGTGAGCGACGCTCGCGTAATGGACTAAAGGGACTTTCCCAGTCATTGAACAACCAAGAGAATCAAAATATCACCGACAAGTTGTATCAC ATACGATCGATGCTGACCTATTTGGAGGGTGCACGCTTCAAATTGCACTCAGCACTACTGGAGTTGGATCACAAGCCGAGATCGTCACATCCACTGGCACAACACATACAG GTTACACGTGATCGCACCGGCCTACAACAGAGCGTACTCAAAGTGCCGCTCTGGCTGAAGAACAACGATCGCATGAGTCAAGACGACAGCGCATCGGTGCAGGAGAACGAATACGAATGCGTCAACCAAACATCAAATATATCCAACGCCAGCTGTACCGATCTCAGCAAGGACATACTCGTGCGCAAGTTCAGTCGCAGCAAGAGCAACATTGAAACGCTCAGCAACAAGACACAGCTTTGCATTGCCAGCATTGATAAGACAAAGACAATACCGGCGCATATCGACAACGATCCGTATAGTGATCGTGGTCAAGCCGATGGCGGTTCAAATCAACAGGACTCCGATTTCGATGAATTCAGTTCGCAGGATGAAGACGACGAGCAGACGACCAACACAAACAGTTCAGCACGCAAAGAACACAAAGCGATTATAGAGAAGAGCACAATGTTGGCGAACGGCACGGCCACGGCCATGTCTAACGGTGCGGCGACGACGACGACGCCTACAATCTACCAAAATGCGGCAGAGCTACATAACGGACAGAGCAATATGAACGGTAATGCGAACACGAATGGCAACGCACCCGTTATATTGAGTCGTTGCAAGGCATTATACAGTTATACACCGAAATTGTACGACGAGCTGGAGCTGACGCCGGGCGACATCATCGAGGTGCACGCCAAGCAGGAGGACGGCTGGTGGCTGGGCGCGCTGGGCAATCACGTGGGCATCTTTCCGGCGACTTATGTGGAGGAGTTCGCTTGA
- the LOC105224354 gene encoding SH3 and F-BAR domain-containing protein DDB_G0274695 isoform X4, with protein sequence MRTHIFTQTESKRRREGFLVGLAAKMSHFRDNSWPFRNAWKIRKDIFLLNKYYLDVILGQNGFEELRRYVKQGGDFGKELVMILQERVESETLYSKSLSKMANKLNKACRELPGSIADAWRGVATEMENRSDIHRQLSASLTDEIVKPLKNIIDAHHKTRKSVESNVDKAARTLAEWRVSESKAKKSSHTAARENEKLQDALLDVRIQKSPSIALLHQGPNKLAAEKEIRSAEKDCAKLDSKRKKAEEAVKRADVEYYTLCIRAERARVDWEMAVLRGSSLLQNIENQRLVSMKNFIANYSRLTSNMNPILDGLMQRLQPQVDACNVLKDMQVVKNIRRNSEGPSEQLLPDFYCEHTTLAMNRERRKHALIKLLQLVKADLERERRSRNGLKGLSQSLNNQENQNITDKLYHIRSMLTYLEGARFKLHSALLELDHKPRSSHPLAQHIQVTRDRTGLQQSVLKVPLWLKNNDRMSQDDSASVQENEYECVNQTSNISNASCTDLSKDILVRKFSRSKSNIETLSNKTQLCIASIDKTKTIPAHIDNDPYSDRGQADGGSNQQDSDFDEFSSQDEDDEQTTNTNSSARKEHKAIIEKSTMLANGTATAMSNGAATTTTPTIYQNAAELHNGQSNMNGNANTNGNAPVILSRCKALYSYTPKLYDELELTPGDIIEVHAKQEDGWWLGALGNHVGIFPATYVEEFA encoded by the exons GGCCAAAATGGCTTCGAAGAATTGCGACGCTACGTCAAACAAGGTGGTGACTTCGGTAAGGAGCTGGTAATGATACTACAAGAAAG AGTTGAGTCTGAGACGTTATACTCGAAATCTCTCTCGAAAATGGCCAACAAATTGAACAAAGCCTGTCGCGAACTGCCCGGCAGCATAGCCGATGCTTGGCGTGGTGTTGCTACCGAAATGGAGAATCGCAGCGACATCCATCGCCAGCTGTCGGCTTCACTCACAGATGAAATTGTCAAACCACTCAAGAATATAATCGATGCACATCACAAAACCAGAAAGTCG GTTGAGAGCAATGTGGACAAGGCCGCGCGCACGCTAGCCGAGTGGCGTGTCAGCGAGTCCAAAGCCAAGAAATCGTCACACACAGCTGCACGCGAGAATGAGAAACTGCAGGATGCCTTACTCGATGTACGAATACAGAAATCACCATCCATTGCGCTGCTACATCAAGGTCCCAATAAGCTAGCTGCCGAAAAGGAAATCAGATCCGCTGAGAAAGATTGCGCCAAATTGGATAGCAAACGTAAGAAGGCCGAGGAGGCTGTCAAGCGTGCCGATGTCGAGTACTATACGCTCTGCATACGCGCCGAACGCGCACGCGTCGATTGGGAGATGGCTGTGTTGCGCGGCTCTTCACTGCTGCAGAATATCGAAAACCAACGTTTGGTTAGCATGAAAAACTTCATTGCGAATTACTCGCGTCTCACATCAAATATGAATCCGATTTTGGATGGTTTAATGCAACGACTGCAGCCACAAGTCGACGCCTGCAACGTGTTGAAAGATATGCAGGTGGTTAAGAATATACGTCGTAATTCGGAGGGTCCCAGCGAGCAGCTGCTGCCGGACTTCTATTGTGAACACACCACATTGGCTATGAATCGGGAGCGACGCAAGCATGCGCTTATCAAGCTGCTGCAGTTGGTCAAGGCGGATTTGGAGCGTGAGCGACGCTCGCGTAATGGACTAAAGGGACTTTCCCAGTCATTGAACAACCAAGAGAATCAAAATATCACCGACAAGTTGTATCAC ATACGATCGATGCTGACCTATTTGGAGGGTGCACGCTTCAAATTGCACTCAGCACTACTGGAGTTGGATCACAAGCCGAGATCGTCACATCCACTGGCACAACACATACAG GTTACACGTGATCGCACCGGCCTACAACAGAGCGTACTCAAAGTGCCGCTCTGGCTGAAGAACAACGATCGCATGAGTCAAGACGACAGCGCATCGGTGCAGGAGAACGAATACGAATGCGTCAACCAAACATCAAATATATCCAACGCCAGCTGTACCGATCTCAGCAAGGACATACTCGTGCGCAAGTTCAGTCGCAGCAAGAGCAACATTGAAACGCTCAGCAACAAGACACAGCTTTGCATTGCCAGCATTGATAAGACAAAGACAATACCGGCGCATATCGACAACGATCCGTATAGTGATCGTGGTCAAGCCGATGGCGGTTCAAATCAACAGGACTCCGATTTCGATGAATTCAGTTCGCAGGATGAAGACGACGAGCAGACGACCAACACAAACAGTTCAGCACGCAAAGAACACAAAGCGATTATAGAGAAGAGCACAATGTTGGCGAACGGCACGGCCACGGCCATGTCTAACGGTGCGGCGACGACGACGACGCCTACAATCTACCAAAATGCGGCAGAGCTACATAACGGACAGAGCAATATGAACGGTAATGCGAACACGAATGGCAACGCACCCGTTATATTGAGTCGTTGCAAGGCATTATACAGTTATACACCGAAATTGTACGACGAGCTGGAGCTGACGCCGGGCGACATCATCGAGGTGCACGCCAAGCAGGAGGACGGCTGGTGGCTGGGCGCGCTGGGCAATCACGTGGGCATCTTTCCGGCGACTTATGTGGAGGAGTTCGCTTGA
- the LOC105224354 gene encoding SH3 and F-BAR domain-containing protein DDB_G0274695 isoform X5, which yields MRTHIFTQTESKRRREGFLVGLAAKMSHFRDNSWGQNGFEELRRYVKQGGDFGKELVMILQERVESETLYSKSLSKMANKLNKACRELPGSIADAWRGVATEMENRSDIHRQLSASLTDEIVKPLKNIIDAHHKTRKSVESNVDKAARTLAEWRVSESKAKKSSHTAARENEKLQDALLDVRIQKSPSIALLHQGPNKLAAEKEIRSAEKDCAKLDSKRKKAEEAVKRADVEYYTLCIRAERARVDWEMAVLRGSSLLQNIENQRLVSMKNFIANYSRLTSNMNPILDGLMQRLQPQVDACNVLKDMQVVKNIRRNSEGPSEQLLPDFYCEHTTLAMNRERRKHALIKLLQLVKADLERERRSRNGLKGLSQSLNNQENQNITDKLYHIRSMLTYLEGARFKLHSALLELDHKPRSSHPLAQHIQVTRDRTGLQQSVLKVPLWLKNNDRMSQDDSASVQENEYECVNQTSNISNASCTDLSKDILVRKFSRSKSNIETLSNKTQLCIASIDKTKTIPAHIDNDPYSDRGQADGGSNQQDSDFDEFSSQDEDDEQTTNTNSSARKEHKAIIEKSTMLANGTATAMSNGAATTTTPTIYQNAAELHNGQSNMNGNANTNGNAPVILSRCKALYSYTPKLYDELELTPGDIIEVHAKQEDGWWLGALGNHVGIFPATYVEEFA from the exons GGCCAAAATGGCTTCGAAGAATTGCGACGCTACGTCAAACAAGGTGGTGACTTCGGTAAGGAGCTGGTAATGATACTACAAGAAAG AGTTGAGTCTGAGACGTTATACTCGAAATCTCTCTCGAAAATGGCCAACAAATTGAACAAAGCCTGTCGCGAACTGCCCGGCAGCATAGCCGATGCTTGGCGTGGTGTTGCTACCGAAATGGAGAATCGCAGCGACATCCATCGCCAGCTGTCGGCTTCACTCACAGATGAAATTGTCAAACCACTCAAGAATATAATCGATGCACATCACAAAACCAGAAAGTCG GTTGAGAGCAATGTGGACAAGGCCGCGCGCACGCTAGCCGAGTGGCGTGTCAGCGAGTCCAAAGCCAAGAAATCGTCACACACAGCTGCACGCGAGAATGAGAAACTGCAGGATGCCTTACTCGATGTACGAATACAGAAATCACCATCCATTGCGCTGCTACATCAAGGTCCCAATAAGCTAGCTGCCGAAAAGGAAATCAGATCCGCTGAGAAAGATTGCGCCAAATTGGATAGCAAACGTAAGAAGGCCGAGGAGGCTGTCAAGCGTGCCGATGTCGAGTACTATACGCTCTGCATACGCGCCGAACGCGCACGCGTCGATTGGGAGATGGCTGTGTTGCGCGGCTCTTCACTGCTGCAGAATATCGAAAACCAACGTTTGGTTAGCATGAAAAACTTCATTGCGAATTACTCGCGTCTCACATCAAATATGAATCCGATTTTGGATGGTTTAATGCAACGACTGCAGCCACAAGTCGACGCCTGCAACGTGTTGAAAGATATGCAGGTGGTTAAGAATATACGTCGTAATTCGGAGGGTCCCAGCGAGCAGCTGCTGCCGGACTTCTATTGTGAACACACCACATTGGCTATGAATCGGGAGCGACGCAAGCATGCGCTTATCAAGCTGCTGCAGTTGGTCAAGGCGGATTTGGAGCGTGAGCGACGCTCGCGTAATGGACTAAAGGGACTTTCCCAGTCATTGAACAACCAAGAGAATCAAAATATCACCGACAAGTTGTATCAC ATACGATCGATGCTGACCTATTTGGAGGGTGCACGCTTCAAATTGCACTCAGCACTACTGGAGTTGGATCACAAGCCGAGATCGTCACATCCACTGGCACAACACATACAG GTTACACGTGATCGCACCGGCCTACAACAGAGCGTACTCAAAGTGCCGCTCTGGCTGAAGAACAACGATCGCATGAGTCAAGACGACAGCGCATCGGTGCAGGAGAACGAATACGAATGCGTCAACCAAACATCAAATATATCCAACGCCAGCTGTACCGATCTCAGCAAGGACATACTCGTGCGCAAGTTCAGTCGCAGCAAGAGCAACATTGAAACGCTCAGCAACAAGACACAGCTTTGCATTGCCAGCATTGATAAGACAAAGACAATACCGGCGCATATCGACAACGATCCGTATAGTGATCGTGGTCAAGCCGATGGCGGTTCAAATCAACAGGACTCCGATTTCGATGAATTCAGTTCGCAGGATGAAGACGACGAGCAGACGACCAACACAAACAGTTCAGCACGCAAAGAACACAAAGCGATTATAGAGAAGAGCACAATGTTGGCGAACGGCACGGCCACGGCCATGTCTAACGGTGCGGCGACGACGACGACGCCTACAATCTACCAAAATGCGGCAGAGCTACATAACGGACAGAGCAATATGAACGGTAATGCGAACACGAATGGCAACGCACCCGTTATATTGAGTCGTTGCAAGGCATTATACAGTTATACACCGAAATTGTACGACGAGCTGGAGCTGACGCCGGGCGACATCATCGAGGTGCACGCCAAGCAGGAGGACGGCTGGTGGCTGGGCGCGCTGGGCAATCACGTGGGCATCTTTCCGGCGACTTATGTGGAGGAGTTCGCTTGA